The genomic window CCGCCTCTTCGCGTGGAGGAACCCATGGCACCCCGCAAACCCAACATGGAATCGTCCATCTACCTCGGTGGCGACGGCTGGTGGCACGGCCGCGTCACCATGGGAGTCAAGAGCGACGGTAGCCCCGACCGGCGCCACCGCAGGGCCAGGACCGAGACCGAAATCAAGCGCAAGGTCAAGGAACTCGAAGCCCTACGCGACAAAGGACGCGCCCCCAAAGCGGGCCGCAAGCCAACCGTCGCGCAGTGGATGGAGACCTACCTCACCGACATCGCCAGCCTGAAACTCAAGCCCCGCTCCCTGGACGACTACTGGTCCAAGACCCGCAACGACATCATCCCGGGAGTAGGCCAGCACCGCCTCGACAAGCTCGCCCCCGAGCACCTTGAGCACATGTACCGCGCACTGCTCGACGCCGGACACGCCCCCTCGCACGTACTCAAGGTGCACCGCATCCTGTCGCGCGCGCTGAAAATCGCGCACCGCCGAAGGATGATCGTGGAGAACGTCGCCACCCTCGTGGATCCGCCTTCCACCGACGAGACCGAGGCGAACCCCTTCACCATCGAAGAGGCGAAAGCCTTCCTCGCAGCAGCCGCCAAGCGACCCACCTTCCTCCGCTGGGTGATCGGGGTCGGCATGGGATTCCGGCAGGGGGAATGCCTCGGTCTCCGGTGGCCGTACGTCGATCTCGAAGCCGAGTTGTTCCACCCGCAATGGCAGCTCCAGCGGCTCACGTGGCGACATGGCTGCACGAACCCCCACGCCTGCGGTGAGCGGCTCCACCGGTTCGACGCGTGCCCGCCGGACTGTGCGCGGCACAAGGCCTACACGCGAGGGTGCCCCAAGCCCTGCCCGAAGACGTGCCGGAAGCACGCGAGCGCATGCCCGGAGCGAAAGGAAGGGGGATTGGTCTTCACCCGCCCCAAGACGAAAAAGAGTCGCAATGCGGTGCCCATCCCGCCGCCGTTCATCCCCTACCTACGGGAGCACAAGCTCCAGCAGGACGCGGCAAAGGCAGCCGCCGGGGAAGCCTGGCAGGGGCTCGACGCGGTATTCACCCGGCCGGACGGCCGCCCGCTGGACCCGCGCCAGGACTACGGGGAGTTCAAGGAGATCCTTGTCGAAGCGGGCATCGATGACCGCCGCCTGTACGACGGGAGCAGGCACACGGCCGGCACGATCCTGAACGAGCTGGGCGTCGACATCGTGACCATCATGGAGATCCTGCGGCACACACAGATCAGCCAGACCCGCCGCTACGTCAAGGGCCGGTCGCACCTCAGCAAGGCCGCCATGGACAGGATGGGCAACACTTTCCTGCCCCCGGCGGTGGCCCCTACTGAGACCAGAACTGAGACCGCCGACACCAAAGCGGCCCGCTCCCGCCAGCGGCGCCGCGTCCGCTGAACGAGAAAACCCCAGCTCAGATGCCATCTGAGCTGGGGTTCCGGTTGAGCCTCCTGTCGGGTTCGAACCGACGACCTACGCTTTACAAGAGCGTCGCTCTGGCCAACTGAGCTAAGGAGGCGCACGGAGCAGTGTAGCGGGCGGGGTGGGGGGACGGTGGGGAAAAAGGGGGTGGGGGGCTGGTGACAAGACGGGGAAAGTGCAGGTAGCGTCACCGGGAGTCCGTGGGATGCGGACTGGACCACTGAAGCGGCACCAAGTGAACTGCTTCCTTTACTCGGATCGTCCGGCACGTTCCTGCCGGTGAAGGGACTGCGTAACAGTCATGGCTACAGTCACGTTCGACAAGGCGACCCGGATCTACCCGGGTGGCGACAAGCCCGCGGTGGACGGGCTCGACATCGAGGTCGGGGACGGCGAGTTCCTGGTACTGGTCGGGCCTTCGGGTTGCGGCAAGTCGACCTCGCTCCGGATGCTCGCGGGGCTCGAGGACGTCAACGCCGGTTCCATCCGGATCGGCGAGCGGGATGTCACGCACCTGCCGCCGAAGGACCGGGACATCGCGATGGTGTTCCAGAACTACGCGCTGTACCCGCACATGACGGTCGCCGACAACATGGGCTTCGCGCTCAAGATCGCCGGCGTCAACAAGGCGGAGATCCGCAAGCGGGTCGAGGAAGCCGCGAAGATCCTGGACCTGACCGAGTACCTGGCACGTAAGCCGAAGGCGCTCTCCGGTGGTCAGCGGCAGCGTGTCGCGATGGGCCGCGCGATCGTCCGGGAGCCGCAGGTCTTCCTCATGGACGAGCCGCTGTCGAACCTCGACGCGAAGCTGCGCGTGCAGACCCGTACGCAGATCGCCAGTCTGCAGCGCCGACTGGGCGTCACCACCGTCTACGTCACCCACGACCAGGTCGAGGCCATGACGATGGGCGACCGCGTGGCGGTGCTCAAGGACGGTCTGCTGCAGCAGGTCGACAGCCCGCGCAACATGTACGACAAGCCGGCCAACCTGTTCGTGGCGGGCTTCATCGGCTCCCCCGCGATGAACCTCATCGAGGTCCCGATCGTGGACGGCGGCGTGAAGTTCGGCAACGCGCTGGTCAACGTCGAGCGTGACGCGGTGCAGGCGGCGGCCGACAAGGGCGACCAAACGGTCACCGTCGGTGTCCGTCCCGAGCACTTCGACATCGTCAGCGGCGAGAGCGACGCCAAGTCGCTGTCGAAGGACGCCCCAGCGGGCCTGGCCGTGACCGTCAACGTGGTCGAGGAGCTGGGCGCGGACGGCTACGTCTACGGCTCGGCGAAGGTCGGCGACGAGGACAAGGACGTGGTCATCCGCGTCGGCGGCCGCGACATCCCGGAGAAGGGCTCCGTGCTGCACGTGGTGCCGCGCGGCGGCGAGACCCACGTGTTCGCCACGTCCTCCGGCGAGCGCCTCAGCGACTGACCGGGGTTTTCGGCTCCAGGGCCGGGCGGTACGTGGTGACCACGTACCGCCCGGCCTTTCGCGTGCCAGCGCGGGGCTGGGCAGGGTTGCGCAGCGAGGGGTCACATACGTACGCATAACCGGCTTTTCGGACCCGTTCGTCAACACCCGAACACCCCGGCAGGCGATTTCACTCCCTCGGGAGGGTGACTAAATGTCGCCAAATCATCACCAGTCGCTACGATCCGATGCGTGAACCAGGTAGCTCGCCGTCTCGGCAAGACATTCGCGCTCGTTCTCCCGGTCGTTCTCGTGCTGTCGGGAACGCTCGCCGTCACCCGCGTCCCGTGGGCCGTCTCCTCCTCCGACGCGCAGGTGCTCACCGCCTCCGCCAAGAGCAAGCAGGAAGTGGCCGCGGAACAGGCCGCCAAGGCACCGCAGGAGGTGCTGCGCTCGCGTCTGCTGGCCGAACTCCAGCAGAAGGACCCGGGGGTGGCACTGACCGACCTTCAGGTCTCCATGGCCCAGCAGCCGTCGCTCGCCAGATACTGCGCCTCCATCGCGCGTTCGCTCGGCCGCGCGGCCGTCGCGAAGTACGACGGCGCCACGCAGCGCGCCCAGTCGTGGTCGCGCCCGGTGTGCGACACCGCCTTCGCCACGGGTATCGCGTCGGTCGGCTGACTCCGGCCGGCCGCGGGCAGGCGGGGTACGGTCGACGCCGGGGCCGTACCCCGCCCGCCGTGTCACGCCCGCG from Streptomyces sp. NBC_01198 includes these protein-coding regions:
- a CDS encoding tyrosine-type recombinase/integrase — encoded protein: MAPRKPNMESSIYLGGDGWWHGRVTMGVKSDGSPDRRHRRARTETEIKRKVKELEALRDKGRAPKAGRKPTVAQWMETYLTDIASLKLKPRSLDDYWSKTRNDIIPGVGQHRLDKLAPEHLEHMYRALLDAGHAPSHVLKVHRILSRALKIAHRRRMIVENVATLVDPPSTDETEANPFTIEEAKAFLAAAAKRPTFLRWVIGVGMGFRQGECLGLRWPYVDLEAELFHPQWQLQRLTWRHGCTNPHACGERLHRFDACPPDCARHKAYTRGCPKPCPKTCRKHASACPERKEGGLVFTRPKTKKSRNAVPIPPPFIPYLREHKLQQDAAKAAAGEAWQGLDAVFTRPDGRPLDPRQDYGEFKEILVEAGIDDRRLYDGSRHTAGTILNELGVDIVTIMEILRHTQISQTRRYVKGRSHLSKAAMDRMGNTFLPPAVAPTETRTETADTKAARSRQRRRVR
- a CDS encoding ABC transporter ATP-binding protein encodes the protein MATVTFDKATRIYPGGDKPAVDGLDIEVGDGEFLVLVGPSGCGKSTSLRMLAGLEDVNAGSIRIGERDVTHLPPKDRDIAMVFQNYALYPHMTVADNMGFALKIAGVNKAEIRKRVEEAAKILDLTEYLARKPKALSGGQRQRVAMGRAIVREPQVFLMDEPLSNLDAKLRVQTRTQIASLQRRLGVTTVYVTHDQVEAMTMGDRVAVLKDGLLQQVDSPRNMYDKPANLFVAGFIGSPAMNLIEVPIVDGGVKFGNALVNVERDAVQAAADKGDQTVTVGVRPEHFDIVSGESDAKSLSKDAPAGLAVTVNVVEELGADGYVYGSAKVGDEDKDVVIRVGGRDIPEKGSVLHVVPRGGETHVFATSSGERLSD